AGACCGGGCGGTCCGCCGGGTGAAGCAGGATCGGTGCGATCACGGCCTCGCGCAGCGCCACGGCCATCCGCACGTGGTCGTCGTGGGCGTGGGTGCACACGATCGCGCTCACCCGGCGGCCGTCGACGACGGCCAGGATCGCGTCCACGTCGTGCGGGGCGTCGATCACCACGCACGACTCGTCGTCGCCGACCACCCAGATGTTGTTGTCGACGTCGTAGGTCGACCCGTCCAGGCTGAAGGTCCCGCTGACGACCGCGTGGTCGACCCGCATCAGAAGATCACGACGCTGCGGAGCACGCTCTGCCCATCGTCGGTGGCGTGGTGCATCTTCTCGAACGCCGCCTCCACGTCGCCGAGCCCGATCTCCTCGGAGACGAACGCGTCGAGGTCGAGCCGCCCCTGCCGGTAGAGCGAGACCAGCATCGGGAAGTCGCGCGAGGGCAGGCAGTCGCCGTACCAGCTGGACTTCAGCGCGCCGCCCCGGCCGAAGACGTCGATCAGGGGGATGTCGGGGATCTTCATGTCGGGCGTGGGCACGCCGACCAGGACCAGCGTGCCAGCCAGGTCGCGGGCGTAGAACCCCTGCTTCCAGGTCTCGGGCCGCCCGACGGCGTCGATCACCACGTCCGCGCCGTTGCCGTCGGTGAGGGCCTGGATCGCGGCCACGGGGTCGTCGTTCGTGCTGTTGACGGTGTGGGTGGCGCCCATCCGGCGGGCGCCCTCGAGCTTCCGGTCGTCGATGTCGACGGCGATGATCGTCGAGGCCCCGGCCAGGACCGAGCCGGCGATGGCGGCCACGCCCACGCCGCCGCAACCGATCACCGCGACGCTCTTGCCGCGCGAGACGTTGCCGGTGTTGATCGCGGCGCCGAGGCCGGCCATCACCCCACAGCCCAGCAGCCCGACCGCGGCGGCCCGGGTCGAGGGGTCGACCTTGGTGCACTGGCCGGCCGCGACCAGGGTCTTCTCGGCGAAGGCGCCGATGCCGAGAGCCGGGCTGAGCTCGGTGCCGTCCTCGAGGGTCATCTTCTGGGTGGCGTTGTGGGTGGCGAAGCAGTACCACGGCTCGCCGCGGTTGCAGGCGCGGCAGTTGCCGCAGACCGCTCGCCAGTTGAGGACCACGAAGTCGCCCGGCGCGACCGACGTGACGTCGTCGCCGACGGCCTCGACGATGCCCGCAGCCTCGTGCCCGAGCAGGAACGGGAAGTCGTCGTTGATGCCGCCCTCGCGGTAGTGCAGGTCGGTGTGGCACACCCCGCAGGCCTGGACCTGCACCAGCGCCTCGCCCGGCCCGGGGTCAGGGACGTTGATCGTCTCGATGCTCACCGGCTCGCCCTTGGCGCGCGCGACGACTGCCTTCACCTGCTGCATGGGTTGTCCTCCTCGGGGCTGTGGGCACACCCTACGGATGGTCACCTCAGGCGCGACAGCGTCCGGGCACAACCTTTCTGCGACCTCGGCGCGTCACACCGCCATGATGACCAGCTACCTGCGCCCGCTGACCTACTCGGCCCTGGCGACCCTGCTGATGACCGCCCCGCTCGCCGGCAGCGGGCTCGACGCGGCCGCGCTGCACACCTCGCGCGGCGGCGAACCTGCCGCGGGTACGACGTACCAGCGCGCCGCGACGGCCTTCCCGACGACGGGCCTCCCCACCGGCGCCCCGCCGAAGATCGCCTACGCCCGGGCGACCAAGCCGGAGTTCCTCGGCGGCAACTTCCGGATGCACCGCCCGGACGGCACGTCACTGAGGCTCGGGTTCCTGGCGCTGGGCCAGTGGACGCCGATGGGGCGCGGCGCGTTCGGGCTCGCCACGACCGAGGTCGGGCCCCAGCTCCAGCGGATCGACTCCTCCGGCCGGATCGTGCGCAAGCGCTTCCTGGCCCACTTCGGCATGGCCGTCTCGCCCGACCACTCCATCGCGAGCTGGCTCGACGACCAGCGCCGGCCGCACGACCTCGAGGGCGGCGGCACGCGCGAGTTCACCCTGCCGCAGGTGCCCCGGGGTGACGGCGTCGGCGCGGTCTCGGGCGCACAGACCTGCAAGGAGCAGTCGCCCGAGGGCGGAGGCTGCACCGTCTTCGTCAACACGGCCCGGCGCAACGGGGTCTTCGTCTCGACCTCCCACGGCATCGTGACCAAGGTCGGTCCGATGCTGCGCGTCACCGACGTCAACCAGCGCGGCCGGGTGACCGCCCTGCTCTCGAAGGGGACCGCATCGAGTCCCCCCTGCTGGGGCGTGATCACGCCAGCCGGGCACCGGGCCTTCCGGACCTGCCGCTACCAGCTCGACTCGTTCTCGACCGACGGCCGGCTCATCCTCGGTGAGCACACGCCGTCCGCCTCGGAGAGCGTGCGGCGGTTCGCCATCCTGCGCCGCGACGGTTCGGTGGCGCGGGCGTTCACGTTCGACATCGGCGCCCGTCGGAGCCTGAACCGGCTGACCTGGGAGGACTCCACCCACCTGCTCGGGGTGCTGCGGGCCGGCGGCTCGTGGTCGATCGTCCGCATCGGGGTCGACGGCACCGTCGAGTACGCCGTACCGCCCACGCCGGCGGTCAACGAGTTCACGCCGTTCTCCCTCCCCCTCCGCTGACCCTCCCACCCCCTTCTCCACAGGCTTCGCGGGATAGTCCGTGACGGAAAGCAGGTCAATTCGGCCGAATGACCTGCGTTTCGTCACGGACTATCCCGCCGTACGCCGTGCAACCCCTGGCGGATGGATCTCGTGTAGGGGGTGACACGGCGAGCAGGATGGTGGCGGATGCAGGGTCAGGTGATCGTGGGGGGAGGGCCGATGAGCGCCCACGGCCGCTCGACGCGCGAGGCGGAGTTCGAGTCGTGGCTGGTCGCCCGCGAGCCCGCCCTCCAGCGCACCGCGCACCTGCTGACCGGCGACGTCCACACGGCTCAGGACCTCGTCCAGGTCACGCTGGCCAAGCTCTACCTCGCCTGGGACCGGATCCAGGACCGCGGCAACGTCGACGCCTACGCCCGCAAGATCCTGCTCAACGAGCACCGCACCGCGTGGCGACGCCCGGTCCGCCGACGTGAGCAGGTCACCGACCAGCTCCCCGACCGGGCCGTCTCCGACCAGTCGTACGACGGCCAGCGCGAGGCGGTCTGGGCGTTCGTCGCCGCGCTGCCCCCGCGGCAGCGGGCCGTGGTGGTGCTGCGGTTCTACGAGCAGCTCACCGAGCCCGAGATCGCCGACCTGCTCGGCATCTCGCTGGGCACCGTGAAGTCCCAGAGCAGCCGCGCCCTCGCCGCGCTGCGCGCCCACCTGCCCGACCATCCCGAGCTCACCGCCGACGGCGGCGAGGAGGAACGATGAACCCCGAGGACCTGCTCACCGAGACCCTGCACGACCGGGTCGAGCGCACCGACTACCCCAGCACTCCCCTGTCGGCCGTCGCCGGCCGGGCCGGCGCGATCCGCGCCCGCCGACGTCGTACGACGGTCCTCGCGGCGGCCGCGGCGGTCGCGGTCGTCGTCGTCCCCGGCGCGGTCTGGCTCGGCCGCTCCCCCGGCTCCTCACCGCAGCCGTCCCAGTCCCTGTCGTCGGGCCCCAGCACCGACCCGACCGCTCCGACCCTGGCTGAGCCGCTCCCCCTCTCCGCTCTGCCGCTCGGCCAGAAGCCCGGCATCGACTACCTCGTGGGCGACACCTACGTGACGATGAGCGGTGACCGGATCACCGACGCGGTCTTCGGCAACGCGACGACGGCGACGCCCGTGCGGGACGGGATCCTGGCCTCCGTACCCCCGGCGCCGGGGCTGATGGCCCAGGACGGCATCGCCGGCACCTACCTGGTGTCCGACGCACACCACCAGTACCTCGGCTGCGGCTCGGACCGGTTCGCGATGTCGACCGACGGCGTCCAGTCCGCCTACTGGCTGGCGGACTCGTGTCCGGTCGCCGACACGGTCGCCGGCGCGCTGTACTCCGGCGTCGACAACACGATGGGCGAGTCCGGGCCGGGGCGCGTGGTCACGCCCGTCGGCACCCAGGTGACACCGGTCGGCATCGTCCAGCAGGGTGTCGTCACCGACGTCGTCCACGGTCCTGCCGAGAGCGTTCAGGTCGTCGACAGCAGCGGCCACCGGTCACCGGTGACCGGACTGGCCCGCGCCGGCGGGTCGGACGAGAACCACGACGTCCTGTCGGGCCAGCTGGCGAGCGACGTCAACACGGGGGCCATCGTCGATGCGGCGACGGGGGCGGTGCAGGTGCGGGTGCCGGGCTGGACGCTGGGACAGTTCTCCAGCGACGGTCGCTACGTCCTGGGTGACCAGCCTCGCAACGGGCCGACTTCCGACGCGATCGCGGTCTTCGATGCCAGGACCGGCCACAAGGTCGCCGACCTGAATCGTCCGGGTGGGCCCGGCGTCACGCTCGGACAGCCGGCCTGGGACGTCGACGACACTGTGCTCGCGGTGGCCGACAGCACCGAGGGCTCGACCATTGTCAGGTTCGACCTGCAGGGGCACGTGACGCGGGCGACCTCGGTGTCCCACGCATCGGGCGCCTACCGGCTCGCCACCCGCCCCTGAGGGCTCGCCTCTGCCACCATTGCAACCTTCCCTGGCTCGCCCGCGTCTTGGTGGCGAACCTTGGGAGGAACGATGGATCTACCCGCCGACCGTGCACGTACGGGGGCGCCGACGGGGGCAGTGGCGATGGCCAGCAGGAGCAGCGACACCGACGCCGACTTCGCGGCGTACCTCGCCGCGCGGCAGGCCAGCCTGCTGCGTACGGCGTACCTGCTGACCGGCAACCGCCACGACGCCGAGGACCTGACCCAGACCGCGTTCGCCAAGCTCTACCTGTCGTGGGACAAGGTTCGCGACCGGGGCTCGATCGACGGCTACGTCCGGCGGATCCTGGTCAACGAGCACAACTCCCTGTGGCGTCGCGCCTGGAAACGGCGTGAGCACCCGCAGGACCAGACGACGTTCGACACCGCAGTGCAGGACGAGTACGACGAGGGTCGCGGCGCCGCGCTGTGGGACCTCGTCCAGACCCTGCCGCGCAAGGCCCGCGCGGTCGTGGTCCTGCGCTACTACGAGGAGATGTCCGAGTCCGAGACCGCGGACGCCCTCGGCATCTCGGTCGGGACCGTGAAGTCCCAGACCAGCCGTGCGCTCGCCACCCTGCGCGAGCGCACACCCCAGACCCTGAACCCCCGCTCGACTGAGGAGAACGACAGATGAGCGCGCCCGACGACGACCTGACCACCGAGCTGAACCGCGAGCTGCGCGGGCGCTCGGACACCATGCGCGGCTCCGCGCTCGACTTCGGTGACGTGCAGCGCAAGGCCCGCTCGATCCGCCGCCGGCGTACGGCGACCGCGGTCGTCGGCGCGGCCGCCGCGGTCGCCCTGATCGTGCCGACCGCCGCCCTGGCCACCCACTCCGGCCACCGCGACGAGCCCGGCCCGGCGAACCCCTCCACGCCGACCCCGACCCAGACCACGACCACCACCGCCGACGGCCACCAGCCGGCTCCGGGCGTGCTCGACGTCTCCGACCTGCCGACCGGCGCCCCGCCGCGGATCGCCTACCTCGGGCGCGGCTCGAGCGAGCACCCCTTCTCGCCGTTCCCCGCGACCTCCTTCACGCAGCTCAACGACGGCACCGACGTCGTCGAGATGAACAACGAGGGCTCGTTCGAGGTCATGGTGAGCTCACCCGACGGTGCGCACTCGGGGCCCTACGGTTCTTCGGCCGGCCTGGCGGTCGACCCCTCCCACAGCATCGCGGCCTGGGTGGACCGCACCGGACAGGTGATGACCTGGACCGCCGGGGCGGCCAAGCCCCGCCCGCTCGGCGACCCGGTGCCGGGCCAGGACCTGCGGATCGCCGCCGTGACCGGTGACGACTGCTCACTCGCCTGCTCGGTGATCGTCAACGTGCACGATGCCCAACACCAGCCGTGGACGGTGGACGCGTCGGGCTCCCAGCCCCTGCGCGACGGCGGCTACCTCGACGTCAACGACGTCGACGATGCCGGCCTGACCATCGGGCTCTACCGGATCACCGACTCCAGCACCTGCTCGAAGCTCCTCGGGGGCGGCGAGTTCCAGGGCTTCGAGACCTGCCAGGCCCAGCTCACGTCGTTCTCGCCGGACGGGCGGCTGATCCTGGGCCTGCCCAGCTACTTCGACGGCCTCGGTCCAGGTGGGATCTCGATGTACGACCTCAGCGGCCGGCGCCTCTTCGAGCGCTCCTCGACCGTGAAGTCGCAGGCCTACTTCAGCGAAGCGACCTGGGAGGACGCGACTCATCTGCTGGCGGCGACCTTCCAGGACGGGAAGTGGTCGCTGGTCCGGATCGCCTCGGACGGGTCGATGGAGTACGCCGTGGCTCCGGCCCCGGGCCCCTACGACTCCAGCCCGTTCGTCCTGCCCACCGGCGGGTGACCTTCTGGGCCGGATCCGGGAGTTTCGGCACCTGTGCCGGGCCCGGATCCGGACGAGGATGGGATGAGGAGCACCATGAGCACCTATCGCAGTCCCGTCCCCACCCAGCACCATGACCCGCTCGGACCCGGAGCC
This genomic window from Nocardioides cynanchi contains:
- a CDS encoding SigE family RNA polymerase sigma factor, which encodes MASRSSDTDADFAAYLAARQASLLRTAYLLTGNRHDAEDLTQTAFAKLYLSWDKVRDRGSIDGYVRRILVNEHNSLWRRAWKRREHPQDQTTFDTAVQDEYDEGRGAALWDLVQTLPRKARAVVVLRYYEEMSESETADALGISVGTVKSQTSRALATLRERTPQTLNPRSTEENDR
- a CDS encoding SigE family RNA polymerase sigma factor; translation: MQGQVIVGGGPMSAHGRSTREAEFESWLVAREPALQRTAHLLTGDVHTAQDLVQVTLAKLYLAWDRIQDRGNVDAYARKILLNEHRTAWRRPVRRREQVTDQLPDRAVSDQSYDGQREAVWAFVAALPPRQRAVVVLRFYEQLTEPEIADLLGISLGTVKSQSSRALAALRAHLPDHPELTADGGEEER
- a CDS encoding S-(hydroxymethyl)mycothiol dehydrogenase translates to MQQVKAVVARAKGEPVSIETINVPDPGPGEALVQVQACGVCHTDLHYREGGINDDFPFLLGHEAAGIVEAVGDDVTSVAPGDFVVLNWRAVCGNCRACNRGEPWYCFATHNATQKMTLEDGTELSPALGIGAFAEKTLVAAGQCTKVDPSTRAAAVGLLGCGVMAGLGAAINTGNVSRGKSVAVIGCGGVGVAAIAGSVLAGASTIIAVDIDDRKLEGARRMGATHTVNSTNDDPVAAIQALTDGNGADVVIDAVGRPETWKQGFYARDLAGTLVLVGVPTPDMKIPDIPLIDVFGRGGALKSSWYGDCLPSRDFPMLVSLYRQGRLDLDAFVSEEIGLGDVEAAFEKMHHATDDGQSVLRSVVIF